The window GTACGACCTCTACATCAAGCACGGTCTGCCGAACGCGCTCGCGATCGAGCAGGGACTGAAGGCGCTGGGCTACCCCGAGACGCAGCAGGCGCGGATCCCGTTCCGGGACGACGAGCCCGGCGTCTGGGACGACTTCCCGCCGATCTACGTACCCTCTTTCGCGATGTTGCAGAGCAGCATCCCGTACACGATCGAGGCACCGCTCAACCCGCGCGGCAACCTCACCCCGGCGGAGAAGCTTCGCCGGTCGGGCATCAACACCGACGTGCACGAGGTGGCGATCAAGACCTCGCTGCAGTACATCCAGGACCACCGGACCGAGGTGCTGTTCGACCAGGCCGAGGTCTACCGCCGTGGTGCGGCCGGTGAGCCGCTGCGGGACATCCCGGACGGGTACGTGCCGGGCTGGGGTCCGGAGGACAACTACAACACCGTCTTCCCGCGCTCGTACGTCATCCCGGCCGGCTCCGGTCAGCACTCCGCGCCGGCCGCGGCCCGTCTCGTCGACCTGCTCATCGGCAGCGGCGGCCGGGTGTGGCGGGCGAAGACCAACTTCACCGCCAACGGCAAGTCCTACCCCGCCGGCTCGTACGTGATCGACATGCACCAGCCCAAACGTGGCCTGGTCAACTCCCTGCTCGAACCCGGTGTCGACATCACCGACCGGGTGGACGACCTCTACGCCGGACCGGCCGCCTGGAGCCAGGGGCTGACCTGGGGCGCGACCGTCGACACCCTGTGGGACCAGTTGCCGGGCGTGGGCCTGGAGCGGGCCTACGACGGCAAGGCCGAGAGTTCGGTGCCGGGCGGTACGCCCGACCTGCGGCTGAACATCCAGGACGCGGCCGACCTGCTCGCGGTCAACGCGTTGCTGGACCAGGGGGTCGCGGTCTACCGGCTCGCCGACGGGTCGGTTGTCATCCCGCACACGACCACCAACCGCCGGCTCGCCGCCGCCGAGTCCCGTAAGCACGACGTCGCCTTCGAAGCCGCTCCGGCGGGTTGGCAGGGGACCCTGCTGGACAAGGTCGTCGTCGGTTACCTGGGTACGGTCGAGGAGCGCGACACCCTGCGCGACATCGGCTTCGAGGCCCGTACGATCACCGCCGCGACCCTGGCCACCACGCTGACCGCCGACGTCGACGTACTGCTCGTCGGTGCCAACCTCAACCTGGCGAACCTGACGGCGGAGAACCGCGCCGCGCTCGACGCCTTCCTTGCCCGGGGCGGTGGTGTCGTCGGTCTGGACACCGCCGGGGCGAGCTTCAGCAACGCCGCCGCGCTGCTGAGCGTCACGGCCACCGCGGGTGCCTCCCTGGCCAGTGGTGTGGTCAACATCGTGAACAGCCAGGGCCCGGTCACCTCCGGTGCGATCCCGCACTCGTTCATCAACCAGCCGGTCTGGTTCACCAACCTCGGTGCCGGCGTCACGGTGGAGCAGTCCTACACCGCCGACCCGCTGCTGTCCGGCTGGTGGGCGGCGAACGCGGCCGGCACCAACGGTCCGGCCGCCGCGGCCAACCAGGCCAGCATCGTCCGGGGCGTGACGGCCGCGGGCAACGGTGTCGTGCTCTTCGGTACGGACCCGACGTACCGCACCCACCCCAAGGGGCTGCAACCGCAGCTCGGCCGGGCCATGCTCTGGGCGGCCCAGCGGTAGTACCGACGGTGCTCCGCTGAGCGGGTGACACAGGAGGGCCCGGATGCCGGTCAGCATCCGGGCCCTCCTCGTCGTACCGACCCCGGCCGGGGCCCCCGCTTCACGCGGCGGCGCGGACGGCCGGTGCGTGCCAGTCGGGGATCTCCGCCCCGGCGGCGGTGAAGGTGGTGAAGTCGGTGGTGTCCCGGAACGCGGGCAGGGCGTAGAGGTCCCGGGCGTACGCCCACAGGTGCGGGTACTCGTGCAGGCCGGGGTTGATGGCACGGGTCGCGTTGGGGCCGACGTCGTAGCGGACCAGGGTCACCCAGAGCCGGATGTCCGCCTCGGTCACCGTCGGTCCGACCAGGTACCGCCGGGTGGCCAACCGTTCGTCGAGTACGGCGAAGGCGTGGAGCAGCGCTGTCCGGGCCCGTGCGCCGTCGGGGCCCGGCCGGGCGGCGGCACCGACGCCGTGGTTGACCACCGGGTTGAGCCACCCGTCGAGTTCCTCGATCTCGTCACGGTGGCGCTCCGGATAGGTGTCGACGAGCGGGGTGGCCAGGTGCCGGAAGCTGGTGGCGAAGTCGATTCCGATGGTCTTGAAGTTGTTGCTGACCACGCCGGCGGTGGCGCGGTCCCAGAGCGTCGGCACCGAGATGTGGCCGTCGAAGCCCTCCTCGGTGGCCTCGTAGGCCTGTCGTAGCAGGGTGAACCCGTTCACCGGGTCGGGTCCGTACCGTTCGCGGAAGGCCCAGCCCCGGCCGTCCCGGTGGTTGTCCACGTAGGAGACGGTGACGATGTCTCCCAGTCCGGCGAGGGCGCGGGTGATGGTCACTCGCTGCGACCACGGGCAGAACCACCCCGCGTAGAGGTGGTACCGGCCGGCGCGCGGAGTGAAGCCGGCGGGGCTGTTGTCGGTGAGGCGGGCCGAGAAGCGGTAGAGGGGTCGTGGGTCGTCGGGCCGGCGGACGATGCGGTACTCGCCGTAGGTGTCGGGATCGACGGGCGTGGCCAGCCGGCTGAAGGGTGACAGTCCGGGCATGGGATACCTCCGAGGAGTCGGAGCGTTACAACCGGATCAAATCCTACTCACCGGATAGGTTTTACGGCCAGGGTCGAGCTGGTCGGCATCGGCGGCTCACGGTCGGCCCTCCGAGCCGAACGGCGCCCACGTGGAGTACGGCAACTGGGTCTCGAACGGCAGGTAGGGCAGGACCGCCCGGTCGGCGTCGAGGTCGTAGCGGGGGTGGTAGCCCAGGTTGAGGTAGAGCGCCTCGGCCTCCGGCTGGCGCGGGCCGGTGGTCAGCCAGATCCGGCGGTATCCCCGCCGAACCGCCTCGGCCTCCAACTCGCGCATCACCCGGCGGGCCAGTCCCTGGCGGCGGTGCCCCGAATGGGTCCACACGCGCTTGATCTCGGCGGTCTCCCGGTCGTACCGGCGGAACGCGCCGCCGGCCACCGCTGACCCGTCGGGCTGGAGCAGCAGCAGGAAGGCGCCGTGCGGAGGCGCGAACTCCGTCGCCGGGTAGCGGGACATCTCCTCGTTCGGGCCGTACCGGCTCCGGTACTCGTGGGTCAGTTCGTCGAGCAGCGGGCGGGCCGCCGGGTCGGTCGGGCTGGTGTAGCGGACGGTCAGTTCCCTTGACGCCATCGATCAGCTCCGGAGGCTGGACGGGACCGGTTCGGGCGCCGGTCCCGGCGGTGACACCGGGACCGGCGCGGTGGATCACTTCCGGGGCAGGCCGGGCGGGTTGATCTGGGCGGCGGGGATCGCCTCGCTGCCGAGCCCCCAACGGGACAGCACCCGGGCGTACGAGCCGTCCTTGATCACCGTGTTGAGTGCGTCGTTGAGCGCCTCGACGAACCCGTTGCCCTTCTTGGTCATCGCCGCGATCTGGGCCGGCACCTCGCCGCCGCCGGGCACGATTCCGACGATCCTGGTCTTGCCGCTGACCGCGACGTGGTACGCCAGCGCCGGGTTCGGCCCGAAGTACGCGTCGATCCGCCCGGAGAGCAGGGCGAGCTGGTAGTCGGCCGGGTTCTGGTAGTAGGTGATGTTGACCGGGGCGAGGCCGGCGGCCTTGTTCTGCGCGTCCCAGCGCAGCAGCACCTGTTCCTGGTTGGTGCCCGAGCCGACCGACACGTTGAGTCCGGCGATGTCGGCCGGCTTCTCGATCTTGCTGACCTTGCCGTCCGCCTTCACCTCCCAGCCGAGCGAGTCGACCCGGTAGGTGGCGAAGTCGTAGATGTCCTTGCGTTCCTCGGTCACGGTGATGTTGGAGAAACCGACATCGTTCTGCCCGGAGCGCACCACCAGGAACAGGTTCTCCCACGAGGTCGGCTGCAGGTCCAGTTCCAGCCCCAGCACGTCCGCCACCAACTGGGCGATGTCCGCCTCGACCCCGATCAGCGTACGGTCGTCGTCGGCGCGGAAGGCCAACGGAGGCGATCCCTCGGCGCTGATACCGACCCTGAGTTTGCCTCCCGCGCCGATCGTCGGCGGCACCTTGGCCGCGACGGCGTCGACCTTCTGCGCGCGGATCCGTTTCTGGTCCGGGCTGGTGTTGATGACCGCCGCCGCCGAGCCGGACGGATCGGCCGCCAGCGCGGCGGGTTCGTCGTCGGGCGAGCCGCAGGCGGCCAGGGTCACCAGGGTGGTCAGGGCGAGCACGCTGGCCAGGTGTCGCGATAGCCGGTAACGCGGCATGCGGAACTCCTTCTCTGGGGTGTTCGGGCTGTCGGGAGTACCTGGGGTGGCGGGCGGTTCAGAGAACCTTCGCCAGAAACGACCGGGTCCGTTCGTGCTGCGGCCGGGTGAGCACCTCGTCCGGTGGGCCCTGCTCGACGATCACGCCGTCGTCCATGAACACGACCCGGTCGGCGACCTCGCGCGCGAAGCCGATCTCGTGCGTGACGACGATCATCGTGGTGCCCGCCCGGGCAAGGTCCTTCATCACCTCGAGCACCTCACCGACCAGTTCCGGGTCCAGTGCCGAGGTCGGTTCGTCGAAGAGCAGCACCTTCGGTTCCAGGGCGAGGGCGCGGGCGATCGCGACCCGTTGCTGCTGGCCGCCGGAGAGACGGCGCGGATAGGCGTCCGCCTTGTCCGCCAGGCCCACCCGGTCGAGCAGCCGGGAGGCGGCCGCCAGCACCTCTCGCCGGGGCCGGCCCTGCGCCGACACCGGTGCCTCGGCCACGTTGTCCAGCACGGTCAGGTGCGGGAAGAGGTTGAAGTTCTGGAACACGAAACCGATGTGCGTACGCTGCCGCAGGATCTCGCGCTCCTTGAGCTCGCGCAGCCGGTTGCCGGTACGGCGGTAGCCGATCAGCTCCCCGTCGATGCGTACCGAGCCACGGTTGACCTTCTCCAGGTGGTTGATGCTGCGCAGCAGGGTCGACTTGCCCGATCCGGACGGGCCGAGGATCACCACCACCTCACCGGTACGCACGCTCAGGTCCACCCCGCGCAGCACCTCCAGCGGCCCGAAGCTCTTGTGGATGCCGCGCAGCTCCACCATCACCGCGCCGTCGGGGCTCATCGGGGCGCCGCCAGGTCGGCCGCGAGCTGGTCCCGTACCGCCTGCCGTTGTCGGCGGGCCGCCACCACCCGCCCGACCAGTCGGCTCACCCGCTGCAGCGGGGTCGGCGGCAGCGCCCGTACGGCACCGCGGGCGTAGTGCCGCTCGACGTAGTACTGGACTATCGACAGGACGGTGGTCAGCAGCAGGTACCAGATGGCGGCCACCAGGAGGAGGGCGATCACCCGTCCATTGCGGGCGTAGATCACCTGGACCTGGTAGAAGAGTTCGGGGATGGCCATGATGTAGACCACCGAAGTCCCCTTGACCAGGCCGATGATCTCGTTTCCGGCGGTCGGGATGATGGTCCGCATCGCCTGCGGCAGCAGGATCCGGCGAATCTGCCGGGTGCGGGGGATACCGAGGGCCGCCGCCGCTTCGAGTTGCCCCTGGTCCACCGAGAGAAAGCCGGAGCGGACGATCTCCGCGCAGTAGGCCGCCTGGTGCAGGGCGAGTCCCAGGGTCGCGGCGGTCATCGGGCCGATCAGGTCCATGGTGCCGACGTCGAAGAACGACGGACCGAACGGAATCCCGAAGGAGATCCGGTCGTAGAGCAGCGCCAGGTTGAACCAGAACAGGAGTTGCAGGATCAGCGGCACCGACCGGAACATCCAGACGTAACCCCAGGCCACCGCCTGGAGCAACGGGCTCGCCGAGAGTCTCATCAGGGCGATCACGGTGCCGAGCAGGAATCCGAGCACGATGCCGAGCACGGTCAGCCGCAGGGTGACGCCGACCGCCCGGAGCACGGTCTCGTAGAACAGGTACTGGCCGACGAAGTGCCACTCCCAGGCCGGGTTCGTGATCAGCGCGTTGGCCGCCATGGCCAGCAGTACCAGCGTCACGGCGGTCGCGGCCCAGCGCCAGGGATGGCGGGCCGGCACCACCTTCAGCGGTTCGTCGACGGGGCCGTCGGGTGCCCGTGTGGTGGTTGCCAGGGCCGCCGGGGCGGGTGGCGGGGCGGTCATGGTGACCTCCAGGGATGGCCTGCGGGCGCGTGACCGGGTGGGTGGTCCACGGGGCGGCGGGCGCCGGATACGGCGGGAGGGAAGACGCGACGGTCCGGTGGATGGCTCAGTCGCGGTGGAGCCGAGCGCGGGAGGCTGTGTCGCCGCCACCGCTCAGCGCGGACACCGCCCGCCCGCGTATCGAACGAGATCGATCACGAGGCGAGCGGTCAGGAGGACCCCGGTGCGCCGCATGTACTGATATTGATCAGTGGAATAAGGCATGTCAACGGCCGTCCACATTGTGGTACGCGTTGTCTGTCTGAGTAGACAGTGAGAGTTGAGCTGGACCAATGCCTGATCATCTCCCACAGACTTAATAGGAAATGATGATGTTACGAGGGGCTCGCTATTGAGCCCGGTACGGCGGCCTGGTGACCCGGAATGGCCGCGAGAAGCTCGCGGGTGTACGCGTGGGTCGGGTGGTCGAAGAGTTCCGTTGTGGTGGCGGTCTCGACGATCCGCCCGGCCCGCATCACCGCGACCCGGTGGGCGATCTGGCGGACCACCGCGAGATCGTGCGAGATGAACAGGTACGCCACCCCGGTGGACGCCTGCAGCTCGGCGAGGAGTTCCAGCACCTGTGCCTGTACGGACACGTCCAGCGCGGACACCGGCTCGTCGCAGACCACGAGTTCGGGGGAGAGGGCGAGTGCGCGGGCGATCGCGACCCGTTGCCGCTGACCGCCGGAGAGCTGCGCGGGTCTGCGGTCGAGCACCGAGACCGGGAGCGCGACCCGTTCGACGAGTTCGCGGGCCCGTGCCCGGCGGGACGCCCGGTCACCGATCCCGAACACCCGCAGCGGCTCGATGATCACCTCCCGGATCGAGAACCGGGGGTCGAGTGACGCGTACGGGTTCTGGTACACGAGTTGGGCACGGCGCCGCAGTCGGCGCAGCGCCGCACCGCGAGCCCCGGTGATGTCGTCACCGTCGAAGAGGATCCGCCCGCCGTCCGGCTCCGCGAGTCGCAGCACCAACCGTGCCGTGGTCGACTTGCCCGAACCGGACTTCCCGACCAGGGCCAGGGTCTCGCCCCGGTTGATCGTGAAGCTCACCCCGTCCACGGCCCGCAAGCTCCGCCGACCGGCGACCGTCCCCGGCAGGGGGAAGTCCTTGACCAGGCCCTCGACCGTGACCAGCGGCGCCGCCTGCACCGGTGCGCCCGGAGGCCCGCTGCGGGCCGGTGGCGCCTGACGTGCGGCAGCCAGACTCGGCGCGCTGCGCAACAGTTGGCGGGTGTACTCGTGGGCGGGGTCCCGCAGGACCTCGCGGGTGGGCCCGGTCTCGACCACGCGTCCCCGTGACATCACCACGAGCCGTTGCGCCCGGTCGGCGGCGATACCCAGGTCGTGGGTGACCAGCAGGACAGCCGTGCCGAGTTCCTCGGTCAGACTCTGGATGTGGTCGAGGATCAGCCGCTGCACGGTGACGTCCAGCGCACTGGTCGGTTCGTCCGCGATGATCAGACGGGGTCGGGCCGCGATCGCGATCGCGATCAGCGCACGTTGGCGCATCCCACCGGAGAGTTCGTGCGGATACTGCCGTGCTCTGGTGGCCGGATCGGACAGGCCCGCCCGGTGCAGCAGTTCGACCGCGTCCAGGGCCGCCGACCGGCGGTTGCCCAGCCCGTGTACGCGCAAAGCCTCCGCGACCTGCTCGCCGATGCGTTTCACCGGGTTGAGCGACACCGCCGGGTCCTGCGGGATGAGGCCGATCTGGGCGCCCCGCAACGTTCGCAGTTCCCGCTCGGACAGGCCGGTGAGGTCACGCCCGGCGAACCGGATGGTGCCGCTGTCGACCTGCCCACCGGCCGGTAGCAGGCCGATGATGGCGTGCGCGGTTGTACTCTTGCCCGAGCCCGACTCGCCGACAACGGCGACCACCTCACCCGGCCGGACGTCGAAGTCGACGCGCTCGACCGCCCGTACCGGTCCCGACCGCGACTGGTACGAGACGCGGAGTTGCCGGACCTCCAGCAGGTTCCCGCCCCCGTCCGAGGCATCGTGTCGTCCCGTCATCGCTGGCTCGCCCACTCCCCGTCGACGGCCCGGGCGATCCGGTTCGTGGCCAGCACCGTCGCCGCGACCGCCAGGCCCGGAAGCGTCGAGAGCCACCACGCGTTCGCCAGGTAGTTGCGCCCGGTCGAGATCAACGTTCCCCATTCCGGTGCGGGTGGCGCGGCCCCGTAGCCGAGGAAACTCAGCGACGACACGGCCAGGATCGCGGTGCCGAAGTCGAGGGTGGCGAGCACCAGCACCGGCCCCATCGCGTTCGGCAGCACGTGCCGCAGCAGGATCGAGTGCCAGCGCGCCCCCGAGGACCGGGCCGCCTCGACGTAGGTGGCGTGCCGTACGCGCAGCACCTCGGCCCGCATCACCCGGGCGAAGCCGGCGACACTGGCGATGCCGACCGCCACGGCGACCTTCACCGTGCCGAACCCGAGCGCGGTGACCAGCGCCAGGGAGAGGAACAGGGCGGGGATGGCGAGCAGGACGTCGACGACCCGCATCAGCACGTCCTCCACCCAGCCGCCGACGAACCCGGCGACCAGGCCGATCGCCCCGCCGACGACAAACGCCACCGCGACCGCGATCAGGGTCGCCTTCAGCGACAGCGCCGCTCCGTGGACGACCCGGGCGTACACGTCGCGGCCGATCTCGTCGGTGCCGAACCAGTGCTGACCGCCGGGGCCCTGGAACCTGTCGGTGGGCACACCCAGCAGTGGATCGCGCGCGGTGAACAGCGTCGGCCAGAAGGCCGCCAGCACCACCAGCGTGACAACCACGAGGGAGAGGACGAGCCCGGGACGTCGCAGCAGGAACCGGCCCAGCCGGCGCAGGTCGAGGCCACGGGCCGCTTCCCGCCCGGTGGGTTCCGACCGGCTCCGGGAGCCCGGCTCCGGCACGATGTTCAACGCCGGGTCGCCGACGACTGTCTGACTCACACGAAGCTCCTTCGCCGGGTGGCCGAGGCCACGACGATCCGTGGGTCGAAGAGCGGGTAGACCAGGTCGACGGCGAGATTCGCCAGAACGAAGACCAGCGCGCCGAACACCACGACGCCCTGGACCACGGGTATGTCCTGAACCGTCACCGCGCTGACGGTCGCCCGGCCGATGCCGTTGCGGGAGAAGACGGTCTCCACCACCACGGAACCGGCCAGCAGATTGCCCACCAGCAGCCCGACGATGGTGAGCGCGGGCAGGGCGGCGTTGCGCAGGGCGTGCCGCAGGTGCACCCGCGCCCGTCCCGCTCCCTTGGCCCGCGCGGTCTGCACGTACGGCTCGTCGAGCGCGGTGAACAGGCTCTTCGCCAGCACCTGGGCCAGCAGCGCGCCGGTCGGCACGGCGAGCGTGACCGCCGGCAGGATCAGGCTGGCGAGGCCGTCGTTGCCGAACGCCGGCAGCAGCCGGAACCGGAAGGAGAAGAGCTGGACGAGCATCAGCCCGACCCAGAACGTCGGCAGTGACACACCGAGCGACGGCAGCGACAGCAGCAGTTGCCGCAATGCCCGCCCGGCGGTGTACGTGGCGGCCAGCGCCAGCCCCGTACCGAACACGACGGCCAGGACCAGGGCGGCACCGGTCAGTACGAGCGTCTGCGGCAGGGCGTCCCCGATCACCGACGTGACCGGTTGACCGGTCGCGACGGAGTTGCCGAAGTCCCCCTGCACCGCCCGACCGAGATAGTCGGCGTACTGGACCAGCACCGGTTTGTCGAAGCCGTACTCCCGTTTCAGCGCCTCGAGTTGGGCCGGGTCGACGGAGACCTGGTCGAGGCCGCCACCGGCCATCGCCGACACCGGGTCACCGGGCAGGAAGTCCAGCACGAGGAAGGACAGGGTGTAGGCCGCCCAGAGCACCACCACGGCCTGTGCGAGTCGGCGGATCACGTAACGACGCACGGTCGGTTCCCTCCGTCCGCTGGTCCTGTTCGGTGCGTCAGCTCTTCCAGGTGTCGTGCAACTGGATCCGGCTCGACGCCTCGAAGTCCAGGTCGTGCACCTTCTTGGACACCCCGAGGGCGGTGGTGAGCTCCACCACCGGGATCACGTGGGCGTTGCGTACGATCAGGTCCTGGGCCTGGTTGACCAGCGCCTGCCGTTTGGCCGGGTCGACCGTCGCGGCCTGCTCGGTCAGCACCGGATCCAGCGCGCCGGCAGCCAACCGGTACGTGTTGGCCAGGGTGGTCGAGTAGGTGCTGCGCAGGATGTCCGGGTCGGCTCGGGTGATGTTTCCCCAGAGCGCGTCGAAGTCGCCGGACTGCTGCACCTGGGTGATCTGGGCGATCTGGAGTTCCTTCAGGGTGATCTCGACACCCACCGCCTTGAGCTGCTGCTGGATCAGCTCGAGTGTCGGCTGGTTGGTCGCCGCGTTGGCGAACCAGCCGACGGAAAGGCTGAGCCGGGTGCCGTTGCGGGTCCGGACACCGTCGCCGCCGACCTGCCAGCCGGCCGCGTCGAGCAGCGACTTCGCCTTCGCCGCATCGAAGGTGAGCTGCCCGCTGACATCGCTGTGGTACGGCGTGGTGTGCGCCAGGATGCTGGTGGCCGGTTTGCTGCCGGTGGGGTAGACGGTGTCGACGATCTGCCGCCGGTCGAGTGCCACCTGGATCGCCTGCCGTACGGCGACGTCCCGCAGCAGGGGCTTCGAGTTGTTCAGGCCGAGGTTGAACACCACGCCCGGATTCGCCCGTGTCTGGAGGTTGACGGCCCCGCCGCCCTTCAGCGCGGCCTCGTCGGCGAGGCTGACGCTGCCGATGGCGTCCACCTGCCCCGACACCAGGCTCCCGGTACGCACACCAGCCTCCGGAACGACGGTGAACAGCACCTTGTCCAGGTACGCCTCACCCGACTTGCGCCACAGCGACGAACCCCAGTTGTATCCCTTGCGCTTGACCAGCGTGATCGACTGGTTGGCCACGTACCCGTCGAGGGCGAAGGGGCCGGAGCCGACGACGCCGTCGGTGCACCGCTGGTCCGGTGTCTTCCGTACGCTCGACCCGGCGACCAGGCCGAGCGAGAAGGTCGAGGTGGCCTGGAGGAACTGGGCGTTGGGCTGTTCGAACGAGACAACCGCGGTGAGGTCGTCCGGCGTTTCGGTGCCGACGTATCCGCTGAGGTAGCCGGTTGCCAGGCTGGCCTTCGCGCCGAGTTTGCGGGCCGCGTCGAAGTTCTCCCTGACCGCCCGGGCGTTGACCGGTGATCCGTCGCTGAAGGTGACACCCGGCCGGAGGTGGAAGGTGAAGGTTCTCGCGTCCGCGCTGACCTCCCAGCGTTCCGCGAGCCAGGGCACGATCTTTCCGGTCGAGGGGTCCTGGTCGGTCAGTGAGTCGACGATCTGGCGCAGGGCGTAGATGGTGTCGTTGCTGGCGACCTGATGGGGGTCGACGCAGCCGGCGTACGAGCCGACGGCGAAGGTCAGGGTGCCCCCGGATCTGGGGGTGCCGTCCCCGGTCCCACCGTTGCCGGTGGTGTCGCCGTCACCCGAACCGCAGGCGGTCAGTGCGAGGGCGGCGACGATGGTCAGCACGAGCGACCCGAGGGCGCGCCCCGATCGCGGCAGTGATCTCACGAGATTCCCTTTTCTGTGGAGGACGGCGTGGAGGTCCGGGCTCGCGTACCTCCGGACGGCGCCGGTGTGACGGTGGGCAGCGGGGGCAGGTCGAGGTGTTCGCGCAGGGTGCTGCCCTCGTACGCGGTCCGGTAGGCGCCACGCTCCTGCAACTCCGGCACGAGTTTGTCGACGATCTCTTCGACCGATCCGGGGATCAACTGCGGGATGATGTTGAACCCGTCGACGGCACGGGTGCGGACGTAGCGGACCCACTCGTCGGCGATCCGCCCCGGCGTCCCGACGAACAGGTCGTGTCCGGGTGCGACCTCGATGACCAGGTCGCGGATGGAGAGTTTGCGCTGCTCGGCCAGCGCACGCCAACGCGCGATGACGGCGAGCTTCCCGGTGCGCAGCTCGATCGGAATCGTGCCGCGGGACGGGTCGAGCTCGTCCGGCGTCGGGTCGATGTCCGGCAGCGGCCCGTCCGGGTCGTAGCCGGAGAGGTCCTTGCCCCAGTACTGCTCCAGGAAAGCGATCGCTCGGGGCCCGCTGGTCTGCTCGCGCCTGATCCAGTCCGCCCGCTCCCGTGCCTGCGCCTCGGTGTCGCCGAGGACGACCGACGTGCCGGGCAGGATCCGCAGCGAGTCGGGCGCGCGTCCGTACCCGGCCAGCCGGGTCCGGAGGTCCCGGGCGTACGCCACTGCCTTGTCGTACGAGGTGTTGGCGGAGAAGACCACGTCGGCGTGGCGTGCCGCCAGGTCCCGCCCACCGGGCGAGTCCCCGGCCTGGAACAGCACCGGCCGGGTCTGGCGGC of the Micromonospora sp. NBC_01796 genome contains:
- a CDS encoding M14 family zinc carboxypeptidase — its product is MVRKLSRIAAATVAASLVGTIAWAGPVNASALPSVPPSGIDFWGITGFPVQNVLPVWADNPNDASIPIGVTPYDEIAPKLNALQAASNRVSARVAGKSSGGYDLYAVTVTAPETQDEARRQENWRRLIENEPATAQHDRRLIEGYKTPLFVNANIHGNEWEGTDAALRVIEEFATSTDPQVAQLLKRNRLVFNVTSNPDGRVAGTRQNAAGYDLNRDLTIVSQPETNLIRELIVDTKPIITLDLHGYVNPTLLHPSTPPHNVNNEYDLYIKHGLPNALAIEQGLKALGYPETQQARIPFRDDEPGVWDDFPPIYVPSFAMLQSSIPYTIEAPLNPRGNLTPAEKLRRSGINTDVHEVAIKTSLQYIQDHRTEVLFDQAEVYRRGAAGEPLRDIPDGYVPGWGPEDNYNTVFPRSYVIPAGSGQHSAPAAARLVDLLIGSGGRVWRAKTNFTANGKSYPAGSYVIDMHQPKRGLVNSLLEPGVDITDRVDDLYAGPAAWSQGLTWGATVDTLWDQLPGVGLERAYDGKAESSVPGGTPDLRLNIQDAADLLAVNALLDQGVAVYRLADGSVVIPHTTTNRRLAAAESRKHDVAFEAAPAGWQGTLLDKVVVGYLGTVEERDTLRDIGFEARTITAATLATTLTADVDVLLVGANLNLANLTAENRAALDAFLARGGGVVGLDTAGASFSNAAALLSVTATAGASLASGVVNIVNSQGPVTSGAIPHSFINQPVWFTNLGAGVTVEQSYTADPLLSGWWAANAAGTNGPAAAANQASIVRGVTAAGNGVVLFGTDPTYRTHPKGLQPQLGRAMLWAAQR
- a CDS encoding glutathione S-transferase C-terminal domain-containing protein, whose translation is MPGLSPFSRLATPVDPDTYGEYRIVRRPDDPRPLYRFSARLTDNSPAGFTPRAGRYHLYAGWFCPWSQRVTITRALAGLGDIVTVSYVDNHRDGRGWAFRERYGPDPVNGFTLLRQAYEATEEGFDGHISVPTLWDRATAGVVSNNFKTIGIDFATSFRHLATPLVDTYPERHRDEIEELDGWLNPVVNHGVGAAARPGPDGARARTALLHAFAVLDERLATRRYLVGPTVTEADIRLWVTLVRYDVGPNATRAINPGLHEYPHLWAYARDLYALPAFRDTTDFTTFTAAGAEIPDWHAPAVRAAA
- a CDS encoding GNAT family N-acetyltransferase: MASRELTVRYTSPTDPAARPLLDELTHEYRSRYGPNEEMSRYPATEFAPPHGAFLLLLQPDGSAVAGGAFRRYDRETAEIKRVWTHSGHRRQGLARRVMRELEAEAVRRGYRRIWLTTGPRQPEAEALYLNLGYHPRYDLDADRAVLPYLPFETQLPYSTWAPFGSEGRP
- a CDS encoding ABC transporter substrate-binding protein codes for the protein MPRYRLSRHLASVLALTTLVTLAACGSPDDEPAALAADPSGSAAAVINTSPDQKRIRAQKVDAVAAKVPPTIGAGGKLRVGISAEGSPPLAFRADDDRTLIGVEADIAQLVADVLGLELDLQPTSWENLFLVVRSGQNDVGFSNITVTEERKDIYDFATYRVDSLGWEVKADGKVSKIEKPADIAGLNVSVGSGTNQEQVLLRWDAQNKAAGLAPVNITYYQNPADYQLALLSGRIDAYFGPNPALAYHVAVSGKTRIVGIVPGGGEVPAQIAAMTKKGNGFVEALNDALNTVIKDGSYARVLSRWGLGSEAIPAAQINPPGLPRK
- a CDS encoding amino acid ABC transporter ATP-binding protein yields the protein MSPDGAVMVELRGIHKSFGPLEVLRGVDLSVRTGEVVVILGPSGSGKSTLLRSINHLEKVNRGSVRIDGELIGYRRTGNRLRELKEREILRQRTHIGFVFQNFNLFPHLTVLDNVAEAPVSAQGRPRREVLAAASRLLDRVGLADKADAYPRRLSGGQQQRVAIARALALEPKVLLFDEPTSALDPELVGEVLEVMKDLARAGTTMIVVTHEIGFAREVADRVVFMDDGVIVEQGPPDEVLTRPQHERTRSFLAKVL
- a CDS encoding amino acid ABC transporter permease, with the translated sequence MTAPPPAPAALATTTRAPDGPVDEPLKVVPARHPWRWAATAVTLVLLAMAANALITNPAWEWHFVGQYLFYETVLRAVGVTLRLTVLGIVLGFLLGTVIALMRLSASPLLQAVAWGYVWMFRSVPLILQLLFWFNLALLYDRISFGIPFGPSFFDVGTMDLIGPMTAATLGLALHQAAYCAEIVRSGFLSVDQGQLEAAAALGIPRTRQIRRILLPQAMRTIIPTAGNEIIGLVKGTSVVYIMAIPELFYQVQVIYARNGRVIALLLVAAIWYLLLTTVLSIVQYYVERHYARGAVRALPPTPLQRVSRLVGRVVAARRQRQAVRDQLAADLAAPR
- a CDS encoding ABC transporter ATP-binding protein; amino-acid sequence: MTGRHDASDGGGNLLEVRQLRVSYQSRSGPVRAVERVDFDVRPGEVVAVVGESGSGKSTTAHAIIGLLPAGGQVDSGTIRFAGRDLTGLSERELRTLRGAQIGLIPQDPAVSLNPVKRIGEQVAEALRVHGLGNRRSAALDAVELLHRAGLSDPATRARQYPHELSGGMRQRALIAIAIAARPRLIIADEPTSALDVTVQRLILDHIQSLTEELGTAVLLVTHDLGIAADRAQRLVVMSRGRVVETGPTREVLRDPAHEYTRQLLRSAPSLAAARQAPPARSGPPGAPVQAAPLVTVEGLVKDFPLPGTVAGRRSLRAVDGVSFTINRGETLALVGKSGSGKSTTARLVLRLAEPDGGRILFDGDDITGARGAALRRLRRRAQLVYQNPYASLDPRFSIREVIIEPLRVFGIGDRASRRARARELVERVALPVSVLDRRPAQLSGGQRQRVAIARALALSPELVVCDEPVSALDVSVQAQVLELLAELQASTGVAYLFISHDLAVVRQIAHRVAVMRAGRIVETATTTELFDHPTHAYTRELLAAIPGHQAAVPGSIASPS